The genomic region ACGGCGTCCGGCCTGGTGCTCGACAGCCTCGACTGGCAGAGCCGCACCACCCAGTTCGACCTGACCCTCGATACCTATGAGAAGGGCGGCAAGTTGCACGCGGCGCTGACGTACGCCAGCGACTTGTTCGAGGCTTCGACCATCGAGCGTATGGCGCGCCACTGGTTGCGTCTGCTCACCGCCATGGTCGTCGATCCGTCGCAACGCGTCGGCGAATTGCCGCTGCTGGAAGCCGAGGAACAGCACACGCTGGTGCACGACTGGAACAACGCTCACGCGGTTTATCCGACCGAAACACCAATCCACCAACTGATCGAAGCGCAGGTCGCGCGCACGCCGAATGCGCCTGCGCTGCTGTTTGGTGAGCAGACCCTGAGCTACGCCGAACTGGATGCCCGCGCCAACCGCCTCGCGCATTTGCTGCGTGAGCAAGGCGTGCGGGCCGACAGTCTGGTCGGTGTGTGCGCCCTGCGTTCGGTGGAAATGGTTGTCGCGCTGCTGGCGATTCTCAAGGCTGGCGGCGCTTATGTGCCACTGGATCCGGAGTACCCGCAGGAACGTCTGGCCTACATGATCGAGGACAGCGGCATCACCTTGCTGCTGACTCAGGATGCTTTGCGGGCATCGCTGCCGACTGACGGCGTGCAGGTCATCACGCTGGATCAGCCGGGCCTGCTCGACGGCTACAGCGACAGCCGCCCGGACGTCAGCGTCGATCCGCTGAACCTGGCCTATGTGATTTACACCTCGGGCTCTACCGGTAAACCGAAAGGCGCCGGCAACAGCCACGCCGCGCTGGTCAACCGTTTGTACTGGATGCAAGAAGCCTACGGCCTCGACGCCAGTGATTCGGTGTTGCAGAAAACCCCGTTCAGTTTCGACGTGTCGGTCTGGGAGTTCTTCTGGCCGCTGCTGACCGGCGCGCGTCTGGTGGTTGCTGCGCCAGGTGCGCACCGCGATCCGCTGCAACTGATCGACATCATCAATCGCCACGGCATCAGCACGCTGCACTTTGTGCCGTCGATGTTGCAGGCGTTCATTCACGAGGCGGGCGTTGAAAGCTGCGTGGGCCTCAAGCGCATCGTCTGCAGCGGTGAAGCGCTGCCGCTGGACGCGCAACTGCAAGTCTTCGCCAAACTGCCGAACGCCGGCCTCTACAACCTCTACGGCCCGACCGAAGCGGCCATCGACGTGACCCACTGGACGTGTGTTGACGAAGGCGCCGACAGCGTGCCGATCGGCCGGCCGATCGCCAACCTGCGCACCCACGTCCTCGATGCCGAGTTGTTGCCGGTGCCGAGTGGCGTGGCCGGCGAACTGTACCTCGGCGGCGCCGGGCTGGCGCGCAGTTATCACCAGCGTCCGGCGCTGACCGCCGAGCGTTTTGTGCCGTGCCCGTTCCACGACGGCGCGCGCCTGTACCGCACCGGTGACCGTGTGCGCCAGCGTGCCGACGGCGTGATCGAATACCTCGGTCGTCTCGACCATCAAGTGAAACTGCGCGGTCTGCGCATCGAGCTGGGTGAAATCGAAACGCGTCTGATGCAGCATCCGCTGGTGCGTGAAGCAGTGGTGCTGGTGCAGGGCGGCAAGCATCTGGTCGGCTATCTGGTGCTGGAAAACGCTCACCCTGACGAACAATGGCAGCAGGACGTCAAGGCGTGGCTGCTCGGCAGCCTGCCGGAATTCATGGTGCCGACCTACCTGATGACGCTGGACAAACTGCCGGTCACCGCCAACGGCAAACTTGATCGCAAAGCCTTGCCGCAACCCGACGCCGCGCCGCAACAGGCGTTCGTCGCGCCGCAGGATGCGCTGCAAAAAGCCCTGGCGGCGATTTGGCAAGACGTGCTGGGACTTGAGCGCGTGGGTCTGGAGGACAACTTTTTCGAACTGGGCGGTGACTCGATCATTTCGATTCAAGTGGTCAGCCGTGCGCGACAGGCCGGGATTCGTCTTAGCCCGCGCGACCTGTTCCAGTACCAGACCGTGCGCAGCCTTGCGCTGGTTGCCACGCTGGATAATCAGACCTCGGTAGATCAAGGACCGGTGACTGGCGCTGCCGTACTCGGGCCGATCCAGCAGCATTTCTTCAGTCGCGCGATGCCGCTGCGTGAACACTGGAATCAGTCGCTGCTGCTGACGCCGCGCGACACCTTGAATGCGCAGTGGCTTGATGCCGCGCTGACGCAGGTGATCAATCATCACGACGCCTTGCGCCTGCGCTTTGTCGAAAGCGTCGACGGCTGGCAGCAAAGCCACGGCCCGCTGGTCGACAGTGCTGAGCTGTGGCTGCGTGACGCCGAGTCCGCTGAACAATTGCAGGCGCTGTGCAACGATGCCCAGCGCAGCCTCGACCTGCGGAACGGTCCGCTGCTGCGTGCACTGCTGGTGACGCTGGCCGATGGCACGCAGCGCCTGGCGTTGATCATTCACCACTTGGCGGTGGACGGTGTTTCCTGGCGGGTGCTGCTGGAAGATCTGCAGCAGGCTTACGAGCAACTGGCGGCGGGCGGCGGCATTCAGTTGCCGGCCAAGACCAATGCCTTCCAGAGCTGGACGGCGCGTCTCGAAAGCGCCGCTTTACGCTTCGATGAACAACTGGGTTACTGGAAAGCCCAGCATCAGGGCGCGACGGACCTGCCGTGCGAACGTCCCGATGGCAGCCTGCAAAACCTGCACGGCGAGAAAATCGAATGGCGCCTCGACGCCGAGCGCACCCGACAGTTGCTGCAACAGGCACCGGCCGCGTATCGCACGCAGGTCAATGATCTGCTGCTCACTGCATTGGCGCGCACCATCAGCCGCTGGAGCCAGCAGCCGGGCACGTTGATCGAACTGGAAGGGCATGGCCGCGAAGACCTGTTCGACGACATCGACCTGACCCGCACTGTGGGCTGGTTCACCAGTCTGTTCGCGGTCAAGCTGACGGCTAGCGACGATCTCGACGGGTCGATCAAGGCGATCAAGGAGCAGTTGCGCGCCGTGCCGGACAAAGGTCTGGGCTACGGCGTGCTGCGTTATCTGGCGGCACCGGCGGTGCGCGCCGAACTGGCGGAGTTGGCGCCGCCACGGATTACCTTCAACTACCTCGGTCAGTTTGATCGTCAGTTCGACGAAGCCGCGCTGTTCGTACCGTCCGCCGAAACCAGCGGTGTCGCGCAGGATCCGGCGGCACCTCTGGCCAACTGGCTGACCGTGGAAGGTCAGGTGTATGGCGGTGAACTGGCGATGAGCTGGGGTTTCAGCCGCGAGATGTTCGACAGCGCGACCGTGCAGAAACTGGTGGATCAGTACGCCATCGAACTGCACGCGCTGATCGAGCATTGCTGCACGTTGCAAGCCGCACAAGCGACGCCATCGGACTTCCCGCTGGCGCGCGTGACCCAGGCACAACTGGATGCGTTGCCGGTGCCAGCGGGTCAACTCGACGATGTCTATCCTCTGTCGCCGATGCAGCAAGGCTTGCTGTTCCATACCCTCTACGAACAAGCGGCGGGTGAGTACATCAACCAGTTGCGCGTTGATGTACAAGGTCTCGATCCCGAGCGGTTCCGCGCTGCGTGGCAGGCCACCGTCGATGCGCAGGACATTCTGCGCAGCGGTTTCGTCTGGCAGGGTGAACTGGCGCAGCCCCTGCAGATCGTCCACAAGCAAGTGCAACTGCCGTTCAGCACGCTGGACTGGCGCGATCGCGACGATCAGCCCGCAGCGCTCGCGGCGTTGGCCGATGCCGAGCGTCAGCAAGGTTTCGATCTGAGCAGTGCACCATTGCTGCGACTGCTGCTGGTGCAAACCGGAGCCGAGCAGTGGCACCTGATTTACACCCATCACCACATCCTCATGGACGGCTGGAGCAATTCGCAGTTGCTCGGCGAAGTCTTGCAGCGCTATAGCGGGCGCACGCCGGCGAATGGCGGCGGGCGTTATCGCGACTACATCGCGTGGCTGCAACGCCAGGATGGTCAACTGAGTCAGGCATTCTGGAGCGGTCAATTGGCCGCGTTGCAAGAGCCGACGCGACTGGCGCGCGCAGCCACCGGCGGCGAAAACCTCAGCGGCCATGGCGATCACTACCTGACCCTGGACGTGCAGCGCACTCACGCACTGGAAACCTTTGCCCGCCAGCAAAAAGTCACCGTCAATACCTTGGTGCAAGCGGCGTGGCTGCTGTTGCTGCAACGCTACACGGGTCACGAAGCTGTGGCGTTCGGTGCGACCGTGGCCGGGCGTCCAGCGGATCTGCCGGGCATCGAGCAACAGGTCGGTCTGTTCATCAACACCTTGCCGGTGATCGGCGCGCCGCGTCCGGATCAAAGCGTTGGCAGCTGGCTGCAAGCGGTACAGGCGCAAAACCTCAGCCTGCGCGACTTCGAACACACGCCATTGGCGGACATCCAGCGTTGGGCCGGGCAGGGCGGTGAAGCGCTGTTCGACAACATTCTGGTGTTCGAAAACTACCCGATTGCCCAGGCGCTGAGTCAGGCAGGGCAAGGGCTGACATTCGGTGATGTTGGCAACCTCGAGCAGACGCACTATGCGCTGAGCGTGGCCGTTACGCTCGGCCAGCAACTGGCGTTGCACTACAGCTTTGATCGCGGCCAGTTCGCCAGCGATGTCATCGCCGGCATCAGTGCGCACCTGCTGCAATTGCTTGAGCAGTTCGCCGTGTCCGCCGAACGCAACCTCGGTGAAATCGCCTTGGCAGATGCTCAAGAGCAGGCGCGCCAGCAAGGCGAAAACCAGCCGCAGCCGTACCCGGTGGACATCGGCGTGCATCAGCGCATTGCCGCGCTGGCCGCGGAAAATCCGCAGCGCACGGCGGTGATCTTCAACGGTCAGCGTTTCAGCTACGGTGAGATCGATCAGCGCGCCAACCAACTGGCACACGCGCTGATCGCCCGTGGCGTCGGCGCGGAAACCCGCGTCGGCGTAGCCCTGCCGCGCAGTGAGTCGGTGATCGTCGCGCTGTTGGCGGTGCTCAAGGCCGGCGGCGCTTATGTGCCGCTGGACACCAGTTATCCGCGCGAACGCCTGGCCTATCTGATCGAAGATTCCGGGCTGGCACTTCTGATCAGCGACTCGTCGGTGTCGGCGCAATTACCGGTCGATGAATCGGTGCCGCTGCTGGAGCTGGATCGTCTCGATTTGCGCGAGTTGCCGGTCAAGGCACCACAGGTGCAACTCGATCCGCACAACCTCGCCTATGTGATTTATACCTCCGGTTCCACCGGCAATCCGAAAGGCGTCAGCGTCGCCCACGGTCCGTTGGCCATGCATTGCCAGGCCATCGGTCAACGCTATGAAATGCGCGACAGTGACTGTGAATTCCATTTCATGTCGTTCGCCTTTGACGGTGCCCACGAACGCTGGCTGACCAGCCTGACTCACGGTGCGTCGCTGCTGATTCGCGACGACAGCTTGTGGACGCCGGAGCAGACCTACAACGCCATGATCGAACACGGCGTGACCGTGGTCGCGTTCCCGCCGGTGTACCTGCAACAACTGGCCGAACACGCCGAGCGCGTCGGCAATCCACCGAAAGTGCGCATCTATTGCTTCGGCGGTGATGCGGTGCCGAGCGCCAGTTTCGAGCGGGTCAAACGCGCGCTCGATCCGGACTACATCATCAACGGTTACGGCCCGACCGAAACCGTAGTCACGCCGCTGATCTGGAAGGCCGGGCGCGAAGTGCCGTGTGGCGCTGCGTATGCGCCAATCGGCAGCCGTATCGGTGACCGCAGCGCCTACGTGCTCGACGCCGATCTGAACCTGCTGCCGCAAGGCATGGCCGGTGAGTTGTATCTCGGTGGCACGGGCTTGGCGCGGGGTTATCTGAATCGTCCGGGGCTGACCGCCGAGCGCTTTGTCGCTGACCCGTTCAGCACCGCGGGCGGCTTGCTCTATCGCACTGGCGACCTGGTGCGTCAGCGCGCCGATGGTACCTTCGACTACCTGGATCGCATCGATAATCAGGTGAAGATTCGCGGTTTCCGCATTGAGCTGGGCGAAGTCGAAGCAGCCCTGCAAGCGCTCGACGGCGTGCGCGAAGCGGTGGTCGTGGCGCAGGAAGGCAGCGCTGGCAGTGGCAAGCGTCTGGTGGCGTATGTGGTGGGCGATTCCAGCCGTGCCGACTTCACCGACGATCTGCGTGCGCAACTCAAGGCCACGCTGCCGGCACACATGGTGCCGGCGTATGTCTTGCGCCTGGAGCGCATGCCGCTGACGCCGAACGGCAAACTGGATCGCAAGAACCTGCCGAAACCGGACGTCAGCCAACTGCAGCAAACTTACGTTGCACCGCAAACCGCGCTGGAACAGCAACTGGCTACGATCTGGCAAGACGTGCTCAAGCTTGAGCAAGTGGGCGTCAGCGACAACTTCTTCGAACTGGGCGGCGACTCGATCATCTCGATTCAAGTGGTCAGCCGCGCGCGGCAGGCCGGGATTCGCTTTACACCGAAAGACTTGTTTCAGCACCAGACCATCGCGGCGTTGGCCGTTGTGGCACAGACCGGCGAAGCGCTGCAATTGATCGATCAGCAACCGGTGACGGGCAGCACAGCGTTGCTGCCGATTCATCAGGAATTCTTCGCGCAGGCGATTCCCGATCGTCATCACTGGAACCAGTCAGTGATGCTCAAGCCAACGCAGGCGCTGGACCCGCAGCTGCTGGAACAAGCGCTGGATGCGCTGGTGCTGCATCACGACAGCTTGCGCCTGGACTTTGTCGAGCAGGCTGGCGGCTGGGTCGCGCAATACCGCGACGTTGCAACGCAAGCCGGCGAGACCATTCTCTGGCAAGTCGAAGTGGCTGACCTTGCGGCGCTGGAGGCCTTGGGTGAAAAGGCTCAGCGCAGCCTGCAACTGAGCGGTGGCTCGCTGATTCGCGCGGTGTTGGCGAACCTGGCTGACGGTACGCAACGCCTGTTGCTGATCGTCCATCACCTGGTGGTCGATGGCGTGTCGTGGCGGATCCTCTTCGAAGACCTGCAAAACGCTTATCGCCAGCTCAGCGCGGGTGCGTCCGTGCAATTGCCAGCGAAAACCAGTGCAGTCAAAACTTGGGCGGCAGCCTTGCAGGACTACGCGGCTAGCCCTGCGTTGCAGACTGAGTTGAGCTTCTGGCAGCACCAGTTGCGAGGCGCTTCGGCTGACTTGCCTTACGACCATCCGCACGGTGGGCAGCAACACGATCAGGCGCTGACGATCCGCAGCAAACTGGACAAAGCCCTGACCCGTCAACTCTTGCAGGATGCGCCGCAGGCCTATCGCACGCAGGTCAACGATCTGCTACTGGCGGCGCTGGCGCGAGTGATGGTGCGCTGGACCGGTGCTGACAACGCGTTGGTCTTGCTTGAGGGCCACGGTCGCGAAGACCTCTTCGACAACATCGACCTGACCCGCACCGTCGGTTGGTTCACCAGTGTGTTCCCGGCGCGACTGTCGCCGGTGGCTGAGCTGGGCGCTTCGCTGAAACAGGTCAAGGAGCAACTGCGGGCGATTCCGCACAAAGGCATCGGCTTCGGTGCGCTGGCACATCTGGGTGATGAACAGGCTCGCGAAACCTTGCAGGCCTTGCCGGCACCGCGCCTGACCTTCAACTATCTGGGCCAGTTCGATGGCAGCTTCGATGCGGCCGATGAAGCCTTGTTCGCACCGACCAGCGAAGCTGGCGGCGCCGAAGTCAATATGCAAGGTCCGCTGGGCAACCCGCTGGCGCTGAACGGCAAAGTCTTCGGCGGAGAACTGGACCTGAGCTGGACCTACAGCGGCGCCATGTTCGACGCGGCGACCATTCAGCGTCTAGCCGATGACTACGTGCAGGAGCTGACCGCGCTGATCGGCCATTGCTGCGACACCGGCAACCGTGGCGTGACGCCGTCGGACTTCCCGCTGGCGCAACTGTCGCAGGCGCAACTGGATGCGCTGGTGCTGGAGCCGCAAGGCATCGATGACATCTATCCGCTGTCGCCGATGCAGCAGGGCATGCTGTTCCACACCTTGCTCGAACACGGTAATGGCGACTACATCAATCAG from Pseudomonas tensinigenes harbors:
- a CDS encoding non-ribosomal peptide synthetase translates to MNAEDSLKLARRFIGLPLEKRQMFLAALQKEGVDFARFPIPAGIEAEDRQALSYAQQRMWFLWQLDPHSGAYNLPGAVRLSGRLNLGALEQAFASLVERHETLRTVFQRQADDSLLQVPATAPLMISHEDFSALPASEREQAVVQAAEQQSVLPFDLAVGPLLRVTLLKLAEQEHVLLLTLHHIVSDGWSMNVLIDEFIRCYDAFDAGQQPQLAALPIQYSDYALWQRRWLEAGEQARQLDYWQAQLGDEHPVLELPLDHSRPAMPSYRGTRYEFAIDEQLAEQLRNTAQQHQVTLFMLLLGAFNALLHRYTGQTDMRVGVPIANRNRGEIEGLIGFFVNTQVLRTQLDGQTRVDDLLRAIKETALGAQAHQDLPFEQLVEALKLERSLSHTPLFQVMYNHQPQVADIASLSTASGLVLDSLDWQSRTTQFDLTLDTYEKGGKLHAALTYASDLFEASTIERMARHWLRLLTAMVVDPSQRVGELPLLEAEEQHTLVHDWNNAHAVYPTETPIHQLIEAQVARTPNAPALLFGEQTLSYAELDARANRLAHLLREQGVRADSLVGVCALRSVEMVVALLAILKAGGAYVPLDPEYPQERLAYMIEDSGITLLLTQDALRASLPTDGVQVITLDQPGLLDGYSDSRPDVSVDPLNLAYVIYTSGSTGKPKGAGNSHAALVNRLYWMQEAYGLDASDSVLQKTPFSFDVSVWEFFWPLLTGARLVVAAPGAHRDPLQLIDIINRHGISTLHFVPSMLQAFIHEAGVESCVGLKRIVCSGEALPLDAQLQVFAKLPNAGLYNLYGPTEAAIDVTHWTCVDEGADSVPIGRPIANLRTHVLDAELLPVPSGVAGELYLGGAGLARSYHQRPALTAERFVPCPFHDGARLYRTGDRVRQRADGVIEYLGRLDHQVKLRGLRIELGEIETRLMQHPLVREAVVLVQGGKHLVGYLVLENAHPDEQWQQDVKAWLLGSLPEFMVPTYLMTLDKLPVTANGKLDRKALPQPDAAPQQAFVAPQDALQKALAAIWQDVLGLERVGLEDNFFELGGDSIISIQVVSRARQAGIRLSPRDLFQYQTVRSLALVATLDNQTSVDQGPVTGAAVLGPIQQHFFSRAMPLREHWNQSLLLTPRDTLNAQWLDAALTQVINHHDALRLRFVESVDGWQQSHGPLVDSAELWLRDAESAEQLQALCNDAQRSLDLRNGPLLRALLVTLADGTQRLALIIHHLAVDGVSWRVLLEDLQQAYEQLAAGGGIQLPAKTNAFQSWTARLESAALRFDEQLGYWKAQHQGATDLPCERPDGSLQNLHGEKIEWRLDAERTRQLLQQAPAAYRTQVNDLLLTALARTISRWSQQPGTLIELEGHGREDLFDDIDLTRTVGWFTSLFAVKLTASDDLDGSIKAIKEQLRAVPDKGLGYGVLRYLAAPAVRAELAELAPPRITFNYLGQFDRQFDEAALFVPSAETSGVAQDPAAPLANWLTVEGQVYGGELAMSWGFSREMFDSATVQKLVDQYAIELHALIEHCCTLQAAQATPSDFPLARVTQAQLDALPVPAGQLDDVYPLSPMQQGLLFHTLYEQAAGEYINQLRVDVQGLDPERFRAAWQATVDAQDILRSGFVWQGELAQPLQIVHKQVQLPFSTLDWRDRDDQPAALAALADAERQQGFDLSSAPLLRLLLVQTGAEQWHLIYTHHHILMDGWSNSQLLGEVLQRYSGRTPANGGGRYRDYIAWLQRQDGQLSQAFWSGQLAALQEPTRLARAATGGENLSGHGDHYLTLDVQRTHALETFARQQKVTVNTLVQAAWLLLLQRYTGHEAVAFGATVAGRPADLPGIEQQVGLFINTLPVIGAPRPDQSVGSWLQAVQAQNLSLRDFEHTPLADIQRWAGQGGEALFDNILVFENYPIAQALSQAGQGLTFGDVGNLEQTHYALSVAVTLGQQLALHYSFDRGQFASDVIAGISAHLLQLLEQFAVSAERNLGEIALADAQEQARQQGENQPQPYPVDIGVHQRIAALAAENPQRTAVIFNGQRFSYGEIDQRANQLAHALIARGVGAETRVGVALPRSESVIVALLAVLKAGGAYVPLDTSYPRERLAYLIEDSGLALLISDSSVSAQLPVDESVPLLELDRLDLRELPVKAPQVQLDPHNLAYVIYTSGSTGNPKGVSVAHGPLAMHCQAIGQRYEMRDSDCEFHFMSFAFDGAHERWLTSLTHGASLLIRDDSLWTPEQTYNAMIEHGVTVVAFPPVYLQQLAEHAERVGNPPKVRIYCFGGDAVPSASFERVKRALDPDYIINGYGPTETVVTPLIWKAGREVPCGAAYAPIGSRIGDRSAYVLDADLNLLPQGMAGELYLGGTGLARGYLNRPGLTAERFVADPFSTAGGLLYRTGDLVRQRADGTFDYLDRIDNQVKIRGFRIELGEVEAALQALDGVREAVVVAQEGSAGSGKRLVAYVVGDSSRADFTDDLRAQLKATLPAHMVPAYVLRLERMPLTPNGKLDRKNLPKPDVSQLQQTYVAPQTALEQQLATIWQDVLKLEQVGVSDNFFELGGDSIISIQVVSRARQAGIRFTPKDLFQHQTIAALAVVAQTGEALQLIDQQPVTGSTALLPIHQEFFAQAIPDRHHWNQSVMLKPTQALDPQLLEQALDALVLHHDSLRLDFVEQAGGWVAQYRDVATQAGETILWQVEVADLAALEALGEKAQRSLQLSGGSLIRAVLANLADGTQRLLLIVHHLVVDGVSWRILFEDLQNAYRQLSAGASVQLPAKTSAVKTWAAALQDYAASPALQTELSFWQHQLRGASADLPYDHPHGGQQHDQALTIRSKLDKALTRQLLQDAPQAYRTQVNDLLLAALARVMVRWTGADNALVLLEGHGREDLFDNIDLTRTVGWFTSVFPARLSPVAELGASLKQVKEQLRAIPHKGIGFGALAHLGDEQARETLQALPAPRLTFNYLGQFDGSFDAADEALFAPTSEAGGAEVNMQGPLGNPLALNGKVFGGELDLSWTYSGAMFDAATIQRLADDYVQELTALIGHCCDTGNRGVTPSDFPLAQLSQAQLDALVLEPQGIDDIYPLSPMQQGMLFHTLLEHGNGDYINQMRLDVDGVDPQRFRAAWQAVVDAHDILRSGFFWLGDLPQPVQVVQRQVEVPFSVLDWNGKANLDSALQTLADEERALGLDLTCAPLLRLVLVRTATDRHHLIYTNHHILMDGWSSAQLLGEVLQHYRGEAVPRPAGRYRDYIGWLQRQDAAAAENYWLATLGNLQEPTRLANAIARPVDALPSVGYGDHYQVLDAELSVRLGEFARASKVTVNTLVQAAWLLLLQRYTGKDCVAFGATVAGRPADLPGAEEQIGLFINTLPVVAAPQAQQSLASWLQAVQAQNLASREFEHTPLADIQRWGGQGGDALFDSLMVFENYPIGEALERGAPQGLRFGAVVNQEQTNYPLTLLVSMGAQLSVHFSYQRDSFAPASVAQLGASLQRLLTQMAAAGEHSLSELNLIDHITSVDTNFVAEQCIHQAIARQVAATPDALAVTFADTRLNYAELDAQANRLAHKLIELGVGPEVRVGVAMPRSEQLLIALLAVLKSGGAYVPLDPDYPADRVAYMLEDSRARVLLTELAVAATLSVPGDTQVLLMDQVSLSGYSTVAPQTTVQPDNLAYVIYTSGSTGKPKGVAIAHRNVMALIDWSAKVYSRDDIQGVLASTSVCFDLSVWELFVTLANGGSLIIARNALELANLPARDQVRLINTVPSAIAALQRAGQIPASVRIINLAGEPLKQGLVNALYQQSTVEHVYDLYGPSEDTTYSTWTRRTAGGQPRIGRALDHSASHLLDADLQAVPQGISAELCLSGAGITRGYLGRAAMTAERFVPNPFVGNGERMYRTGDLIREREEGELEYMGRIDHQVKIRGFRIELGEIEARLLAQPAVTEAAVLAVEGEGGAQLVAYVVAAQLDLYDGEAQRQLRDGLKTGLKSSLPDYMIPAHLLFLEQLPLTPNGKLDRKALPAVDASQMQAAYVAPQSELEQQVAAIWQQVLEVERIGLNDHFFELGGHSLLAVNVVSRMALELGLTLTPQLLFQHPVLSDFVARLDTGGGAINEQKLSKLEALLDDMEEV